One window from the genome of Bacillus tianshenii encodes:
- a CDS encoding DEAD/DEAH box helicase, producing MKFIKSNLNNQAVIEPSKEQEAKPIWQCQVEESLSPNPQFSPSKSLQKNLQGKRLPLNEIPYSPKLIHSHYLNGFIRYQKGIEISSDKYQCIRCGNEDQQLFGVLPCARCDTDCVYCRKCINMGRLSACTPLISWCGPPISSFTQKVQCTSKVQLSSGQQEASNKVVQAIKQKSKLLVWAVCGSGKTEVLFQGIEYALNHNLNLCIATPRTDVVLELGPRMKEAFPTAELIALYGGSEDRGNIAPFVLSTTHQLLRFYRYFDVIIIDEVDAFPYSVEPMLTQAVQQALKAESALIYLTATPDQAFTKQEELEVVTIPARYHRYSLPVPIFHWCGNWQKGLSKKRLPPNVLKWIQKRLQNKKQTFLFVPQVKILKQVVQILRHLDKRIEGVHAADNDRKAKVERFRNGESPILVTTTILERGVTVSNIDVAVLGAEDRIFTESALVQIAGRAGRKANYPTGDVVYFHYGKTNEMVKAKQQIERMNKEALQKGLIDR from the coding sequence ATGAAATTTATTAAATCAAATTTAAATAATCAAGCTGTTATTGAGCCAAGTAAGGAACAAGAGGCTAAGCCAATTTGGCAATGCCAGGTTGAAGAATCATTATCACCCAATCCGCAGTTTTCTCCATCTAAATCTCTCCAAAAAAACCTTCAAGGCAAACGTCTTCCCTTAAATGAAATTCCTTACTCACCGAAACTTATTCATTCCCATTATCTAAATGGTTTTATCCGATATCAGAAAGGTATTGAAATTAGTTCTGATAAATATCAATGCATAAGATGCGGAAACGAAGACCAGCAATTATTTGGTGTTCTGCCCTGTGCAAGGTGCGATACAGACTGTGTTTATTGTCGGAAATGCATTAACATGGGGAGACTTAGTGCATGTACACCTTTAATCAGTTGGTGTGGCCCGCCAATCAGTTCTTTTACTCAAAAAGTTCAATGTACCTCAAAGGTCCAGCTTTCCTCAGGACAACAAGAAGCCTCTAACAAAGTTGTCCAAGCCATTAAACAAAAATCCAAATTACTCGTCTGGGCTGTGTGTGGATCTGGTAAGACAGAAGTGTTGTTTCAAGGGATCGAATATGCTTTAAATCATAATTTGAACCTGTGTATCGCGACTCCAAGAACAGATGTCGTGCTTGAATTAGGTCCCCGCATGAAAGAAGCTTTCCCCACTGCAGAGCTCATCGCGTTGTATGGCGGCAGTGAAGATAGAGGAAACATCGCTCCGTTTGTCCTTTCTACGACACATCAGTTATTAAGATTCTATCGATATTTTGACGTCATTATTATTGATGAAGTTGACGCCTTCCCTTACAGTGTAGAACCAATGCTGACACAAGCTGTACAACAAGCATTAAAAGCAGAATCCGCGCTAATTTATTTAACAGCAACACCTGACCAAGCATTCACGAAGCAAGAAGAATTAGAGGTTGTCACCATCCCCGCACGCTATCACCGTTATTCTCTGCCTGTCCCTATATTTCATTGGTGTGGAAATTGGCAAAAGGGGTTAAGCAAAAAGCGTCTTCCTCCTAACGTTCTCAAATGGATACAGAAAAGGCTCCAAAATAAAAAACAAACGTTTCTGTTTGTACCTCAAGTAAAAATCCTCAAGCAGGTTGTCCAAATCCTTCGCCACCTCGACAAACGAATTGAAGGTGTTCATGCGGCAGATAACGATCGAAAAGCAAAGGTAGAGCGGTTTCGAAATGGTGAAAGTCCGATTTTAGTAACGACGACAATTTTAGAGCGTGGTGTGACTGTTTCAAATATTGATGTTGCTGTCTTAGGAGCGGAAGATCGTATTTTTACAGAAAGTGCGTTGGTACAAATCGCGGGAAGAGCAGGACGGAAAGCAAATTATCCAACAGGTGATGTGGTCTATTTTCATTATGGAAAAACAAATGAAATGGTCAAAGCGAAGCAGCAAATTGAGCGTATGAATAAAGAAGCTCTCCAGAAAGGGCTGATTGACAGATGA
- a CDS encoding YaaR family protein has product MDVQKVNKAGLNKINQKKQGVSEKVSFQEVMQKGRDEKKYEQLSAMMKEIEKQGKTLSENRTVEEFRKYKKMVKEFMEDAVEFGLNLEERRGFNRRGRTKIYKIVKTVDQKLIDLANEVLNKEKKQLDILNSVGEIQGLIINLYT; this is encoded by the coding sequence ATGGATGTGCAAAAGGTTAATAAAGCCGGTTTAAATAAAATAAATCAGAAAAAGCAAGGCGTTTCTGAAAAAGTCTCGTTCCAGGAAGTAATGCAAAAGGGCAGAGATGAAAAGAAGTATGAGCAGCTTTCAGCAATGATGAAAGAGATTGAGAAGCAAGGAAAGACGCTATCTGAGAATCGAACGGTTGAAGAGTTTCGTAAATATAAGAAGATGGTCAAAGAGTTTATGGAAGATGCTGTGGAATTTGGCTTGAACTTAGAAGAACGACGTGGATTCAACCGCCGTGGCAGAACGAAAATCTATAAGATTGTTAAAACCGTTGACCAGAAGTTAATTGATTTGGCTAATGAAGTGTTAAATAAGGAAAAGAAGCAGCTTGATATACTCAACTCTGTAGGTGAGATTCAGGGGTTGATTATTAATTTGTATACTTGA
- a CDS encoding DegV family protein — protein sequence MRTAVVTDSTAYLPKEIQDKYDIHICPLNVIFGQESYQEEVELTADEFYRKIKEVDELPKTSQPAFGLITETFEKLSADYDAVISVHLSSGISGTYQSAMSAGEMVEDLDVHVFDSEVSCMIQGFYAIEAAKMATEGKHPEQIMARLQEMRTNMQAYFMADDLSHLHRGGRLNGAQAFVGGLLQVKPVLHFEDKKIVPFEKIRTRKKALKRIYSLFSEDAEKKQPMKASVIHANREEEARRIKEQIESEFPHVEVILSHFGPVIGTHLGEGAMGIGWYIE from the coding sequence ATGAGAACAGCTGTAGTTACAGACAGTACGGCCTATTTACCGAAGGAGATTCAAGATAAGTATGATATACATATTTGTCCGCTTAATGTGATTTTTGGACAAGAGTCTTATCAAGAAGAAGTGGAGTTAACAGCGGATGAATTTTATCGAAAAATAAAGGAAGTAGATGAACTGCCGAAAACATCGCAGCCAGCTTTTGGGCTAATAACTGAAACATTTGAGAAGCTTTCAGCCGATTATGATGCTGTTATTTCGGTTCACTTATCAAGTGGCATTAGTGGTACTTATCAATCAGCTATGTCTGCTGGAGAAATGGTTGAGGACCTTGATGTTCATGTGTTTGATTCTGAAGTAAGCTGTATGATTCAAGGATTCTATGCCATTGAAGCTGCAAAGATGGCTACTGAAGGAAAGCACCCGGAACAAATCATGGCTCGTCTTCAGGAAATGAGAACAAATATGCAGGCGTATTTTATGGCAGATGATTTGTCTCATCTTCATCGTGGTGGTCGTTTGAACGGTGCGCAGGCGTTTGTCGGTGGTTTGCTTCAAGTTAAACCAGTTCTACATTTTGAAGATAAAAAGATTGTTCCATTTGAGAAGATTCGTACTCGCAAGAAAGCATTAAAACGGATTTATTCTTTATTTAGTGAGGATGCGGAAAAGAAGCAACCGATGAAAGCGTCTGTGATTCATGCGAACCGGGAAGAAGAAGCGAGGCGGATAAAAGAACAAATCGAAAGTGAATTTCCTCATGTGGAAGTCATCCTCAGTCATTTCGGACCAGTGATTGGGACGCACTTAGGTGAAGGCGCGATGGGGATTGGTTGGTACATTGAATAA
- a CDS encoding flagellin, with protein sequence MRINHNIQALNAYRNLYQNQFNTSKNLEKLSSGLRINRAADDAAGLAISEKMRSQIRGLKMAERNSLDGVSLMQTAEGAMTEVHSMLQRMRELATQAANDTNTTDDREQIQKEIDQLLKEIDSIAAKTEFNTRKLLDGSSAVDTQFFATSGVAGNGINMKDVPIVDDANMATGKYAVEISSSPTFVKSLNQPGAGVADVGVIASSGGDFSSASESSNLKLGEYTIVATKFETASGTSSTSIEVFDPDGFSLGSRAAEIGASGGGVITIGETAGNKIKIDTSKITQAGTAKVQLEAKVDVSVLKYGQDQINADGTLKAGASGTAITFNKSITTQNGVLNHGGLELEFGVNVKSGTANFDLTNKSLAFQIGANTNQSLNIDVPQLSAVKLGIDDINVLNHKDANDAIFKLDEAINQISSVRAKLGATQNRLEHTISNLQTTHENLTASESRIRDADMALEMTEFTKNNILNQSAQAMLAQANQLPQGVLQLLQ encoded by the coding sequence ATGAGAATTAATCATAATATTCAAGCATTAAATGCTTACCGTAACCTATATCAAAACCAATTCAACACATCAAAAAACTTAGAAAAGCTTTCTTCTGGTCTACGTATTAACCGTGCAGCCGACGATGCAGCAGGCCTTGCAATTTCCGAAAAAATGCGTTCACAAATCCGCGGTCTTAAAATGGCAGAGCGTAACTCCTTAGACGGCGTATCACTTATGCAAACAGCTGAAGGTGCAATGACAGAAGTTCACAGCATGCTACAGCGTATGCGTGAGCTTGCAACACAAGCAGCGAATGATACAAATACAACAGATGACCGTGAACAAATTCAAAAAGAGATTGACCAACTTCTAAAAGAAATCGATAGTATTGCTGCTAAGACAGAGTTTAATACTCGTAAGCTTCTTGATGGTTCAAGTGCTGTTGATACGCAGTTCTTTGCAACATCTGGGGTTGCTGGAAACGGAATTAACATGAAAGACGTACCAATTGTAGATGATGCAAATATGGCTACTGGAAAATATGCCGTGGAAATCTCCAGTTCTCCAACTTTTGTGAAGTCATTAAATCAACCAGGTGCTGGGGTTGCAGATGTAGGTGTAATTGCAAGTAGTGGAGGGGATTTCTCATCTGCTAGCGAGAGCTCGAATTTAAAACTTGGAGAATACACAATTGTAGCTACTAAGTTTGAAACAGCTTCAGGAACATCAAGTACTTCTATTGAAGTCTTTGATCCAGATGGTTTCTCACTAGGTTCTCGAGCAGCAGAAATAGGAGCTAGTGGAGGTGGTGTAATTACCATTGGTGAAACAGCTGGAAACAAAATCAAAATTGACACTTCAAAAATCACTCAGGCAGGAACGGCAAAGGTACAATTAGAGGCAAAAGTAGATGTGTCTGTCTTGAAGTATGGGCAAGATCAAATTAATGCCGATGGTACTTTGAAGGCTGGTGCTAGCGGGACTGCGATCACATTTAATAAGTCAATTACTACTCAGAATGGTGTTCTTAATCATGGCGGATTAGAGTTAGAGTTTGGTGTCAATGTGAAATCAGGCACTGCAAACTTTGACCTTACAAATAAATCATTAGCTTTCCAAATCGGAGCAAACACAAACCAAAGCTTGAACATTGATGTTCCGCAATTAAGTGCAGTTAAATTAGGAATTGATGATATTAATGTGTTGAACCATAAAGATGCTAACGATGCCATCTTTAAATTAGATGAAGCAATCAACCAAATCTCATCTGTTCGTGCAAAGCTCGGTGCGACACAAAACCGTCTTGAACATACAATTAGCAACTTACAAACAACTCACGAAAACCTAACAGCTTCTGAGTCTCGTATTCGTGATGCGGATATGGCATTGGAAATGACTGAGTTTACGAAGAATAATATTCTTAACCAGTCAGCTCAAGCGATGCTTGCGCAAGCAAACCAATTGCCACAAGGTGTTCTACAATTACTACAATAA
- the flgM gene encoding flagellar biosynthesis anti-sigma factor FlgM, with product MLKINPLQSLRVNPYQKQQFKQQELQQAEKKKDELQISSEAKELQKESPIQTQRNEKVTELKEKVQSGQYEVNPKKLAQKMYDYWNEQ from the coding sequence ATGTTGAAAATTAACCCACTTCAATCACTACGTGTAAACCCATATCAGAAACAGCAATTCAAACAACAAGAGTTGCAGCAAGCGGAAAAGAAAAAGGATGAATTGCAGATTTCTTCAGAAGCAAAAGAGCTCCAGAAAGAAAGTCCAATTCAAACTCAAAGGAATGAAAAAGTAACTGAACTGAAAGAAAAAGTCCAATCTGGCCAATATGAAGTGAATCCGAAAAAGCTTGCTCAGAAGATGTATGACTATTGGAACGAGCAATAA
- a CDS encoding LCP family protein codes for MTRRRRSNRSKRKNGWKKWIIISLTIFGLLLAGTAAYGLYLTNTAKNFVDGAQQELETRQHEGKSKMRSTKVDPSIDNISILFLGVDDSSTRNFGSATRTDAMILATFNEEEKSIKMVSIPRDSRVELAGRNTMDKITHAHAFGGIDMAVNTVENLFEIPVDYFVRVNFEAFVEIINALDGVEVDVPFEIYEQNSEDEKNAIHINEGLQTLNGEEALAFVRTRKYDSDIARGHRQQQLLKALLQKTVSIQSVTKYDDVLKGIGENLTTNMSFDEMTAFHDYAYQGSKLDVEMLSMEGQASRIDHLYYYLLNDESVENISTEFKQHLELEVIE; via the coding sequence ATGACCCGAAGAAGACGTTCGAATCGTTCAAAACGAAAGAACGGTTGGAAAAAGTGGATAATTATATCTCTAACAATATTTGGCCTCCTGCTCGCAGGAACGGCAGCTTATGGATTATATTTAACAAATACAGCGAAGAACTTTGTAGATGGAGCTCAACAGGAGCTGGAAACACGCCAGCATGAAGGAAAGTCCAAAATGCGCTCTACAAAGGTGGATCCTTCTATTGATAATATTTCCATCCTCTTTCTAGGGGTCGATGATAGCTCAACGAGAAACTTTGGCTCTGCCACTCGTACAGATGCAATGATCTTGGCAACATTTAATGAAGAGGAAAAATCAATTAAGATGGTCAGCATTCCGCGTGACTCGCGTGTCGAATTAGCAGGCCGCAACACGATGGACAAAATCACACATGCCCATGCATTTGGCGGAATTGATATGGCTGTGAATACAGTTGAAAATTTATTTGAAATTCCTGTTGATTATTTCGTTCGCGTAAACTTTGAAGCGTTCGTAGAAATTATTAATGCTTTAGATGGTGTTGAAGTCGATGTGCCATTCGAAATTTATGAACAAAATAGCGAAGATGAGAAGAATGCCATTCATATAAATGAAGGGTTACAAACCTTGAATGGTGAGGAAGCGTTAGCGTTTGTTCGGACGCGAAAATATGACAGTGACATTGCACGTGGTCATCGTCAGCAGCAATTGTTGAAAGCATTGCTGCAAAAAACCGTCTCCATTCAGTCCGTTACAAAATATGATGATGTCCTTAAAGGAATCGGCGAAAACTTAACAACAAACATGTCATTCGATGAAATGACAGCATTCCATGATTATGCCTACCAAGGAAGTAAGCTAGATGTCGAAATGCTTTCGATGGAAGGGCAAGCAAGCCGTATTGACCACCTTTACTATTATTTACTAAACGATGAATCAGTGGAAAATATCTCGACAGAGTTCAAGCAACATTTAGAATTAGAGGTTATTGAATAG
- a CDS encoding EscU/YscU/HrcU family type III secretion system export apparatus switch protein encodes MRVSKHFNQKRRRDLNGPTAAVIKYDEDGGGGPQVIASGKGHVANQIIELAKQNNIHMQEDAMLVENLLDMDLGDNIPPQLYQVMAEILLLIEEMDRNY; translated from the coding sequence ATGAGAGTTTCCAAGCATTTTAATCAAAAGCGCCGTCGCGACCTTAATGGCCCGACGGCTGCAGTTATCAAATATGATGAGGACGGTGGTGGCGGTCCTCAAGTTATTGCTTCTGGTAAAGGTCATGTCGCCAATCAAATTATCGAACTAGCAAAGCAGAACAACATCCATATGCAAGAAGACGCAATGCTTGTCGAGAACCTTCTCGATATGGACCTAGGAGACAACATTCCGCCACAGCTCTATCAAGTGATGGCTGAAATTCTTCTACTAATCGAAGAAATGGACCGAAACTACTAG
- a CDS encoding response regulator transcription factor: MTTRIVIIDDHQLFREGVKRILDFEEDFNVVAEGDDGTDAVKLVEQHQPDVVVMDINMPHINGVEATRRLVEKYPDTNVLILSIHDDESYVTHALKTGARGYLLKEMDADALIEAVKVVAEGGSYLHPKVTHNLVNEYRRLASGEQKASGNSLGDIEYRKPLHILTRRECEVLQLLADGKSNRGIGETLFISEKTVKNHVSNILQKMNVNDRTQAVVVAIKNGWVQVR; the protein is encoded by the coding sequence ATGACAACACGTATCGTAATTATCGATGATCATCAATTATTCCGCGAAGGTGTAAAGCGAATTCTAGACTTTGAAGAGGACTTCAATGTTGTAGCTGAAGGTGATGACGGAACGGATGCTGTTAAGCTTGTCGAACAGCATCAGCCAGATGTTGTTGTCATGGACATTAACATGCCGCATATTAATGGAGTGGAAGCAACACGCCGTCTTGTGGAAAAGTACCCTGACACAAATGTACTTATTCTTTCAATCCACGATGATGAAAGCTATGTAACCCATGCCTTGAAAACAGGTGCACGCGGTTATTTACTCAAAGAAATGGATGCCGATGCTCTTATTGAAGCTGTAAAGGTTGTAGCTGAAGGCGGTTCATACTTACATCCGAAAGTAACCCATAACTTAGTAAACGAGTACCGCCGCTTAGCATCAGGTGAGCAAAAAGCATCTGGCAATTCACTAGGCGATATCGAATATCGTAAACCGCTACATATACTAACGCGCCGCGAATGCGAAGTCCTTCAGTTGCTTGCTGATGGTAAGAGCAACAGAGGAATCGGTGAAACACTATTCATTAGTGAAAAGACCGTTAAAAACCACGTAAGTAACATTCTCCAAAAAATGAATGTAAATGACCGTACACAAGCCGTTGTCGTTGCAATCAAAAACGGCTGGGTGCAAGTACGATAA
- a CDS encoding YigZ family protein has product MLLQYHTVKGYGEHEIEIQKSRFISYINRATTEEEAQQFIQEIKKKHWNATHNCSAYMIGENDLIQKANDDGEPSGTAGVPMLEVLKKRKLKDTVVVVTRYFGGTKLGAGGLIRAYGGATSEGINATGVVERKLMRIMRTTVDYTWLGKIENELRSSSRFQIKDIHYLESVEIETYVAEDEKNSFVEWMTELTNGQGEISEGDVEYLETDVTLS; this is encoded by the coding sequence ATGTTACTACAGTATCATACTGTGAAAGGCTATGGCGAACATGAAATTGAGATTCAAAAATCTCGTTTCATTAGTTATATTAATCGAGCGACAACAGAAGAGGAAGCTCAACAATTCATTCAAGAAATTAAGAAAAAACATTGGAATGCAACCCATAATTGTTCAGCATATATGATTGGTGAGAATGATCTTATTCAAAAAGCAAATGACGACGGTGAACCGAGCGGAACAGCGGGGGTACCGATGTTAGAAGTATTAAAAAAGAGAAAGCTGAAAGATACAGTTGTCGTTGTCACTCGCTACTTCGGCGGTACCAAATTAGGAGCAGGCGGACTAATCCGCGCTTACGGAGGAGCAACTTCCGAAGGAATCAATGCAACCGGGGTTGTCGAGCGTAAACTAATGAGAATTATGCGCACAACGGTTGATTATACGTGGTTAGGGAAAATAGAAAATGAGCTGCGTTCTTCATCACGCTTCCAAATCAAAGACATCCATTACTTAGAAAGTGTTGAAATCGAAACATATGTAGCTGAGGATGAAAAGAATTCGTTTGTAGAATGGATGACCGAATTGACAAATGGTCAAGGAGAAATCTCGGAAGGTGATGTCGAATATTTGGAAACAGATGTAACCTTGTCATAA
- the fliS gene encoding flagellar export chaperone FliS: MSNLFTEDALHKKSPQEITSLLYEACLTNLDSAIAEINDKNYVVANRHLQKANDIIYRLGAGINYEAGIVADQLDTLYNYMADKLIEANLTKNTEIIEDVRNNLQVIAQSWNEAMAKKPVSQPNGNRRKAMAYERSVMLEGQD, from the coding sequence GTGTCAAACCTATTCACAGAGGATGCTCTGCATAAGAAAAGTCCTCAAGAAATTACATCATTGTTGTACGAAGCATGCTTAACGAATCTAGACTCTGCGATTGCAGAGATTAATGATAAGAATTACGTCGTTGCAAATCGTCATCTGCAGAAAGCGAATGATATTATTTACCGCTTAGGCGCTGGCATTAACTATGAAGCTGGCATTGTTGCAGACCAACTTGATACGTTGTATAACTACATGGCTGACAAGTTAATTGAAGCCAATCTTACAAAGAACACTGAAATAATTGAAGATGTTCGCAACAACTTACAAGTGATTGCTCAATCATGGAACGAAGCAATGGCTAAAAAGCCTGTTAGCCAACCAAATGGAAACCGTCGCAAAGCAATGGCATACGAAAGAAGCGTCATGTTAGAAGGACAAGATTAA
- the flgN gene encoding flagellar export chaperone FlgN, with translation MSAERLTKALETLVGLHEQLNKIAVQKREFVKNNELENLQELLKVEGKFIQAVRQIDRARDEAVNEIIQDSTVDKTFSNCLNFVTQEERAQLQSLQQALLNELQQLQQQNQLNQELLQQSLHFVNFSIEMMLPEPEEYNYERSEKPGQFSMEGRSIFDSKA, from the coding sequence TTGTCAGCTGAACGTTTAACGAAAGCATTAGAAACGTTAGTTGGACTGCACGAGCAGCTCAACAAGATCGCAGTTCAGAAGAGAGAGTTCGTTAAAAATAACGAACTTGAAAACTTACAAGAACTTCTTAAGGTTGAAGGTAAATTTATTCAAGCAGTACGGCAAATTGATCGTGCAAGAGATGAAGCTGTGAATGAAATTATACAAGATAGTACTGTGGATAAAACGTTTTCGAATTGTCTTAACTTCGTAACCCAAGAAGAAAGGGCCCAACTACAATCTCTGCAGCAAGCCCTATTAAATGAGCTACAACAGCTTCAACAACAAAATCAATTAAATCAAGAACTACTGCAGCAATCACTACACTTCGTTAACTTTTCAATTGAAATGATGCTACCTGAACCAGAAGAATATAACTATGAGCGCTCGGAGAAACCAGGTCAATTCTCGATGGAGGGGCGCTCAATTTTTGATTCGAAAGCGTAA
- a CDS encoding ComF family protein, producing MTCLICEASIQEHIGWRSFIHKQQESVICEECQNKFQLIQGETCKGCGRPLAKLDAAYHKEGLCFDCERWGDENFLRNQSVFEYNEFMKEVVGLWKFRGDYELIKVFSPSIKEAFNQNEVILVPIPLSEKRLYERGFNQAMAIAEQLGHPIENLLERTESEQKQSKKSREQRLHSKSPFILNQTSCQLADKHIILIDDIYTTGTTLRHAAKTLKPLHPHSIQSFTLARS from the coding sequence ATGACCTGCTTAATTTGTGAAGCTTCTATTCAAGAGCATATCGGATGGCGCTCGTTCATTCATAAACAGCAGGAGAGCGTCATTTGTGAAGAATGCCAAAATAAGTTTCAACTGATTCAAGGTGAAACATGTAAAGGGTGTGGGCGACCTTTAGCAAAGCTTGATGCTGCGTATCATAAAGAAGGCCTTTGCTTTGACTGTGAGCGTTGGGGAGATGAGAATTTTCTCCGTAATCAATCTGTTTTTGAATACAATGAATTTATGAAGGAAGTGGTCGGCCTGTGGAAATTTCGTGGCGATTATGAGCTAATAAAAGTGTTTTCACCATCCATTAAAGAGGCTTTCAATCAAAACGAAGTCATTCTAGTTCCAATCCCTTTAAGTGAAAAGCGTCTTTATGAGCGAGGCTTCAATCAAGCGATGGCGATTGCTGAGCAGTTAGGTCATCCAATTGAAAACCTGTTAGAAAGAACTGAAAGTGAGCAAAAACAAAGTAAGAAATCCCGAGAACAACGACTTCATTCAAAGTCTCCATTCATTCTTAATCAGACGTCTTGTCAACTTGCCGATAAACATATCATTCTAATAGATGATATCTACACAACAGGTACGACTCTCCGGCATGCGGCTAAAACTCTCAAACCTCTTCATCCACATTCAATTCAATCATTTACCCTAGCAAGAAGTTAA
- a CDS encoding sensor histidine kinase, giving the protein MSAKKLNENILDNILEKMIETVSSSKKEIFQIGEQSRQEFERIEEELKEIRKLVTETIDEGDRIEVHERLARMRLTEVSRHFKSYSEKEVRTAYEKAHDLNMQLSMNRQKEKQLRERRDDLERRLRNLGDTIERADALVGQVTVVLNYLSSDIKQMNELIEDAKEKQEFGLKIIEAQEEERRRLSREIHDGPAQMLANVMMRSDLVDRIFREKGADEALKEIRDLRSMVRSALYEVRKIIYDLRPMALDDLGLVPTLRRYLNTVEEYHKITLQFEHLGKEQRLAPRLEVALFRLVQEAVQNSCKHAAPTYIHVKMEITKKHATMVIKDDGKGFDTSKKKQNAFGLIGMKERVELLEGQLTIDSKLNKGTVIIIQVPLET; this is encoded by the coding sequence ATGTCAGCAAAAAAACTAAATGAAAATATTCTCGACAATATTCTCGAGAAAATGATCGAAACAGTGTCGAGTAGTAAAAAAGAAATTTTCCAAATTGGTGAGCAATCACGTCAAGAGTTTGAACGAATTGAAGAAGAGTTGAAGGAAATTCGTAAGCTTGTGACAGAGACGATTGATGAAGGCGATCGAATTGAAGTGCACGAACGATTGGCCCGCATGAGGTTAACTGAAGTAAGCAGACACTTTAAAAGCTATAGTGAAAAAGAAGTTCGTACTGCTTATGAGAAAGCACATGACCTGAATATGCAATTGTCAATGAATCGTCAGAAAGAAAAGCAGCTCCGAGAACGAAGAGATGACTTAGAGCGTCGCCTGCGAAATTTGGGAGATACAATTGAGCGAGCAGATGCTTTAGTTGGCCAGGTGACCGTTGTCCTCAATTATTTATCAAGTGATATTAAGCAGATGAATGAATTAATTGAAGACGCCAAAGAGAAGCAAGAATTTGGCCTTAAGATCATCGAAGCGCAAGAGGAGGAACGCAGGCGGCTGTCACGTGAAATTCATGATGGTCCAGCGCAAATGCTTGCCAATGTGATGATGCGTTCAGATTTAGTTGACCGCATTTTTCGAGAAAAAGGCGCAGATGAAGCCCTTAAAGAAATTAGGGACTTGCGCAGTATGGTCCGCTCAGCGCTTTATGAGGTTCGCAAAATCATTTACGACCTCCGTCCAATGGCATTAGATGACCTTGGTTTAGTGCCGACATTAAGACGTTATTTGAATACTGTTGAAGAGTACCATAAAATAACGCTACAATTTGAACACCTTGGCAAAGAGCAGCGCCTAGCCCCGCGCTTAGAAGTGGCCTTATTCCGTCTTGTGCAGGAAGCTGTACAAAATTCTTGTAAGCATGCAGCACCAACGTATATTCATGTTAAGATGGAAATTACAAAAAAGCATGCAACAATGGTCATCAAGGATGATGGAAAAGGATTTGACACGTCTAAGAAAAAGCAGAATGCATTTGGTTTAATTGGAATGAAAGAGCGGGTAGAGCTTCTCGAAGGCCAACTTACAATAGATTCTAAATTAAACAAAGGAACCGTCATCATCATTCAAGTTCCACTCGAAACTTAA